From one Mytilus edulis chromosome 1, xbMytEdul2.2, whole genome shotgun sequence genomic stretch:
- the LOC139519514 gene encoding uncharacterized protein, protein MNGQPCSEVNLPYVKEDLLVYFVTYCQKALNLKHQTIKLYLAGVRHYYIRFLGYDPMANAIRLPVILRGIKKSQNNVVQERLPITSSILNKLCALLSKGIFSPVLDLMFQCAFKMAFFGFLRCGEFTCRSYNDNSSTVLLQDITVDPTKQFFIFRLRSSKRDPFRQGVNITIYENDTFKPVDTMNKYLSIRYNNGALPKSPLFVEDEFQSSPLSRETFISSLRQLLDTLGYNTVKFCGHSFRIGAATSAAACGVEDHIIQTLGRWSSDCYIRYIRTDAKVLKRAQHDMCFHN, encoded by the coding sequence ATGAATGGTCAACCGTGCTCCGAAGTTAATCTTCCTTATGTAAAAGAAGATCTTCTAGTCTATTTCGTAACTTATTGTCAAAAAGCACTTAATCTGAAACACCAGACTATTAAACTCTATCTTGCCGGAGTACGTCATTATTATATAAGATTTTTAGGATATGATCCTATGGCAAATGCTATCAGATTACCAGTTATTCTCCGGGGTATTAAAAAATCTCAGAACAATGTTGTTCAAGAAAGATTGCCAATTACATCATCAATTTTGAATAAGCTTTGTGCTTTATTATCGAAAGGAATATTTTCACCAGTGCTAGACCTCATGTTTCAGTGTGCttttaaaatggcatttttcGGTTTTCTTAGGTGTGGAGAATTTACCTGTCGGTCTTATAATGATAATTCATCTACAGTACTTTTGCAAGATATCACTGTGGATCCGACGAAACAGTTTTTCATTTTTCGCCTGCGATCATCTAAGCGTGATCCCTTTCGTCAAGGGGTGAATATTACtatttatgaaaatgacacatTTAAACCAGTGGATACAATGAATAAGTATCTGTCTATAAGATATAACAATGGCGCTTTACCAAAATCTCCACTTTTTGTCGAGGATGAATTTCAATCATCGCCGTTAAGCAGGgaaacatttatttcttcattgaGACAACTATTGGACACACTTGGCTATAATACTGTTAAGTTTTGTGGTCACTCCTTTCGTATAGGAGCAGCTACATCCGCAGCAGCATGTGGTGTCGAGGATCATATAATTCAAACATTAGGCAGGTGGTCATCAGACTGCTACATACGATACATACGAACTGATGCCAAAGTATTGAAAAGAGCTCAGCACGATATGTGTTTTCATAACTAG